The genomic stretch GTGAGgtttgaatcatttaaaaacagtgacCACAGAAGTCGTCACTCTTTGATTCTCAGTGTGGTTTTTTAAAGAAGTAGTAAATTTGTGTAGATCGTGACtaaattaaaatctaatttgCTTCTCAGGCTGACACACACTCTCAGTCACCGGCCACCGGCTCGTCGGCTAAACTGGACACGGTGCAGGGTCAGGTGAACGAGGTTAAAGTTATCCTGAAAGACAACATCAACAAAGTGTTGGAGAGGGGAGACAGACTGGATGATCTGATCAGAACCACAGATGACCTGCAGGCGTCTGTAAGTATCTGACCATGATGTTACGGGGTAAAGTCTAGCTTTAAGGGTTTTATGTGACAAGGGtgttagaaaatgtttgttttacaacTGAGGGAAGTAACTTATTTCATTCACTAAAGTACAATTTTAAGATACTTGTACTTAACTACattttagagggaaatattgtactttttaaatgctATGCGAGTAGTTACTTTTAAGATTTAgatataactttaaaaaaactggtTTATAAACTAGTGTTTTCAAACCTTCTTTGCATTTGTGACAAAAGAaagtgtcttgttttgttgtgttatgAGTTAGTCTGATACATTTCCTCTCTAAACTTCCCAAATTGGTTCATTTAAATCAATGGTTTCACAACCTTCTGTCACTTCTAAATGTTGAAACCATTCTGAGGACCATGATCTCAAATGaatgacaaaaatataacattacaaaacaaactaggctgtaaatgtgtgtgttatgcctctgtcagctgtaatgactaaactaaatattctgcttcCGCTCACCCATCACTGCCATTATCAATCCACATGTAATGTCTTTAGGGCCACATTTCCTCTCCACACACTTTGGAGCTTTTACTGACGGAGGTTTTTTtccacatcacttttttttaatttaaaagaacGATCTATTGTGTCTCTGCATCCAAGGgaatgttagctagctaacagtaGCTAAACATTCTTTTGGCCTGATGATGTGTCGTGAATGGCATTTTAATTATTGAGCGCATTAAGGTTTGACTATCTTTGTAAATAACCCTGAAACAATATATTAGATGAGACTCTCAGGCCCAACAGTGGGACCAGGGCCCAGTGGCTGAGAGTAGCTGATTAAGAGAAATATCCAGTATTTTAGAAAAAGgcaaaacatttgataaaacttccaacaaaataaatctaattctGGTATAAGAACttagtttcttcttcttctctctcattaATCATCTCATGAACCCTCAGATTTATTTGGTTGGagaaccactggactaaactatctaataatatataaagtagttaaagtaTCTCCACCTGGAGCATCTACAACAGTTACATGCTGCTCTAACATTGATTCTTCAGTGTTAACTATCAGACATCAGTCATGTTTTCCTGCAGAACGAGTATTTCTACCTTTGATACTTTAAGTGAATATCACTGTTAATACTTGCAGGGCTTGTACCTGTATTGAAGTACTTCTACATTACTGTACTGGTACTTTAACTTAGAGGAGTACCCCACCAATTTAGCATTGTTATCTCATAACATTATCAGATTCATGGTGGAAAACTggtgcagcagaaccagagttATCGTCTATTTTCATTCCACACATTCCTCTTCCTGCTCAAAATCTGGCGCCACAATGCAACTGGACTGCAAAGCGTTAGATATGGTATTAAGGTGTGTTAAATGCTAGTAGAAGCTAATGTAGCCTGGATCCTTTagcctgcagcagagatgagcagAGCTACGAAGgtctcacttctttctaacttcACAACTCCAgattatttttcagtttcaaattTGAAGTCTtcagactttgatgtgtaaaatcagtggagATCCCCTTTAAGTTAAGGGATCTGGTACTTCTTCTTCATTggtgttttatttggtttccTTTCTGGGTTTTTTCAGGCCGACTCGTTCCAAAGAACATCCACGCGGGTCGCCAGGAAATACTGgtggaaaaacattaaaatgatgattATAATCGGCGTGGTTGTGCTGATCATCAttatcctcatcatcctcttcgCCACTAAagttatataaattaaaaaatccgGCAGCTCGGGACTGACAGCCATGAAGACGGTGGATGAAGCTCACCTCTTTTATTGAGCATTGAAAAGCACTCAGGAGAGTCTCTGGTCATTTCAGCTCCAACAAACAAGagcaaaaatatttataattgaaAGGGTGCATGATTTTGTAGCAACTGCAAGCTTATTGATTAGGCTGCGATAAAGATTATGATGAGAGAATAAAGTGTTAGAAACTTGGCTGAAATATTTGCTTGAACACTCCATTAACATGTGAcgtaatattaatatttcacaaaggatcacaaatccatttatttttattttatcgcATTTCTTAATGTCCAATtatctgtttatatatatatatatatatatatatatatatatactgtatgtttgactGCCAAACTATATAATAACATGTGTATTATATGACTGATGACTAATAAAAAGGATAAATTGTAACAATGCTTTTTTATGCATTCTTTGCTAGtactaaatatatatgtgtgatcTTTTCCAACTGATCTAACATTTCATTTATGTAATAAATGAGGCAACTTCACAAATAGCGTCTGAgaacattaaatacaaaaacataaggGATGAGGAACGCAAACTTCTAAATCGTTGCAGCAAtctaaataaatgcaaaacaccaaaaacttattttttgttaaGATACAACACAAATATTCCGGTAAGTATAGAGGAATTGTACTGTAGGTCTTAGTGctcttcattgtttttcttaCGATCAGCTCAGTGATCTTTGCTGGATACCATCATCTCTGTGTCCATCGCTCCACCAGCCCACTGCTGCCTTTCATCACTCTGAAACCTacgaaaaacaaacaaaaacagatcagCTTTAGGTGGAAGAAAacctgttaaattaaaaaacaaacaggaatcCCCcgtgtttaaaatgttcaatgttaaaaaacaaactgagaacaattgatttaacattttacacttaaaaaaaagttagtcCATAAGCTAGAAATCCTGAAGTCAAAATACTAAATGGAAGAAATCTTCGTttggtcataaaaaaaatacacattacagAAAGCATTACATGCAAATTTTCTGGAAAcgtcttggtttttttttttacaaaaggttATAAGAGGAAGATTTGTTACAGGAAGATTAACAAAAAGAGGAGTCTTTTCCATCGCTGTGAGtaacacaaaacagagaaatacaTGTAGACAAAGTAAAGCACTTTATCTCCCCCAAACACAGTCTCGTCCAAATACCAACCAGGTTTTAGCTCATGGACTACTGGCTACAAGAgctaaataaagaaacaagcattttaattaAGATTAGGAATGCATATATTAACAATGGGAACTGGAAAGTCCAGAGAATGCTGTACGTATCCTTTGAAAAGCAAAtagttattttctcatatttatattcattactTGTGGGGGAAGTAAGGGCctgtaaaaaatgacaattacatgtgtatatttttaagttttacattacaaacatttgcaaagaaattaaaaaatggaaagaaagatGACAAAGCTGGACGTGTCCCATATTGTTTAGTTTAGAAATGCGGATACAGGATGTTGTAAGACCATACCAAATGGCAGCATTCGAGAGCGTATGCTTCTCGTACCCGGTCCGCATTGAGCGGGCCCTGAGAGTATCTGGGGTCAGCTCATGGCCTGCAAGGAAGCTCCGCTGGCAGGTACAAACAAGGTATGTCAGAGTTAGGAGACAACATActtccttttctgtttccttGCACATCCTTAACTTTGGCATCCATTTACTGTAGTACTTTACCTGTTAAcgttacagtttaaaaaaaaaaaaaaaaaaaaatgaaggtgcAAAAGAGGCAGCAGAAGGCCGGCTGTTAAAATAATCGGCACAAGTGTGTAGCCTCTATGTTACCACTACTGTAAAGCACTTGACGGTGCTGAGAAAAAGAAATTTACAAGAGGAAATTATACATAATGTTACCAAACAGCAAAGTAAATATAACTACTTTAAACTTAAAGTAAGAGgtgtattttctgtctttacatACCTACTTGAAGATGAGTTTCCTCCGTTAATACGGCTTGTAACTGTTGGTGTGACCGCCACGCCGTGGCGACTTGCCGTATCCGCCGGATTGATCTAAAAGTGGGGTTCAAAATCTGATTACAGGTGTTTTAATCATCTCTAAAGGGACAGAAAACACCTGGAACGATTGGGTCGGCGTTACTTACTGTTGTAGTCACCGTATCCGTAGTAGTTGTTGTAACCAGGGTAATCATAGCTACCATAGCCTCCATATCCTTGATTACCGTAACCATAATTGCCATAATTCCCGTAGTCTTGATTCCAGTAGTTGCCGTAACCCTGGTTCCAATTCTGATTGGGACCTGCAGTTAAACAGGTCAAGTTTTTACATTATAACCTAGAATCTTTACCCTCTCTTTGAGATGTTTGAAAagtacttacattttttttttacagctcaaaAAAAGCCTTGATTCTTtcagtttttgattttttttgtgtctgtttcacCATACAAGACTTTTctattacttacattttttttgaatgacCACCTACCTATTAATACAATTTACTTTA from Anoplopoma fimbria isolate UVic2021 breed Golden Eagle Sablefish chromosome 14, Afim_UVic_2022, whole genome shotgun sequence encodes the following:
- the si:ch73-234b20.5 gene encoding vesicle-associated membrane protein 8 isoform X2, with protein sequence MADTHSQSPATGSSAKLDTVQGQVNEVKVILKDNINKVLERGDRLDDLIRTTDDLQASADSFQRTSTRVARKYWWKNIKMMIIIGVVVLIIIILIILFATKVI